The following are encoded together in the Aciduricibacillus chroicocephali genome:
- the buk gene encoding butyrate kinase, which produces MQRILAINPKGKSTEAALFENESCLVSAEICHSSLGEDVEKQTQQRKQDLLEKFFSMGLNISKCTAIVGRGGILRPLEGGTYCVNEHMKEDLRDGFAAGHASAIGGWLAESIANDYGIPAYIVDPVTVDELADVARMTGIPEIKRKSVFHALSHKAAARKAANMRNIPYEEGNFIVLHLGGGISIGAHKAGCVIDVNNSLDGEGPLAPERAGTLPAGDMIALCYSGDFTETDLKRKISTLGGLTAHLGTGNLDEVERRIEEGDDLADKLLDAMVYQSAKEIGAMAAALRGEVQAIVLTGRLNDQSLFVQRLLGPIAWIADVFVFPGENILESLASGAFRVLTGLEEAKNY; this is translated from the coding sequence ATGCAGCGAATTCTTGCAATCAATCCAAAGGGTAAATCTACAGAAGCCGCACTTTTTGAAAATGAGAGCTGTCTCGTTTCCGCTGAAATATGCCATTCGTCCCTCGGTGAAGATGTTGAAAAGCAGACGCAGCAGAGGAAACAGGACTTGTTGGAGAAATTTTTCTCAATGGGACTTAATATTTCAAAATGTACAGCGATTGTGGGCCGTGGCGGCATCCTGCGTCCTTTAGAGGGCGGTACATACTGTGTTAATGAACATATGAAAGAAGATTTGCGAGATGGTTTCGCAGCTGGTCATGCTTCTGCAATCGGCGGCTGGCTTGCGGAAAGCATTGCAAATGATTACGGAATTCCCGCCTATATTGTAGATCCTGTCACTGTAGATGAACTGGCAGATGTTGCTAGGATGACTGGGATTCCCGAAATCAAGAGGAAAAGTGTTTTTCACGCACTCAGTCATAAAGCGGCCGCGAGGAAAGCAGCCAATATGAGGAACATTCCATATGAAGAAGGCAATTTCATCGTACTCCACCTCGGTGGCGGAATTTCAATCGGTGCTCATAAAGCAGGGTGCGTCATCGATGTAAATAATAGTCTTGATGGAGAAGGGCCACTGGCACCGGAACGGGCGGGTACTTTACCGGCTGGAGATATGATTGCTCTTTGCTATTCCGGAGACTTCACAGAGACTGATTTGAAGCGAAAAATATCTACCCTTGGCGGTTTAACGGCACATCTCGGAACAGGAAACCTTGACGAAGTGGAAAGACGCATTGAAGAAGGGGACGATCTGGCAGATAAACTGCTAGATGCAATGGTTTATCAATCCGCTAAAGAAATCGGGGCAATGGCTGCTGCTTTGCGTGGTGAAGTCCAGGCAATCGTACTGACGGGCAGGCTGAATGATCAAAGTCTGTTTGTTCAACGGCTGCTCGGTCCAATTGCATGGATTGCAGATGTGTTTGTTTTCCCTGGTGAAAATATACTGGAGTCACTTGCGTCCGGAGCTTTTCGGGTGCTGACTGGACTGGAAGAAGCAAAGAATTATTAA
- a CDS encoding bifunctional enoyl-CoA hydratase/phosphate acetyltransferase — MNHLNELLETAKTELRPVIAVAGVKGSELFHAVKVALELKLATFHIFGTLSEISRFHRETGLDSDFASIKAYPVENGSAASAAVRHIKSGHAHILMKGDVSTKEMLQAVLDREHGLRQEKLLSHVAVFDVPGREKPVILTDAAINISPDLTDKVRIAAHAVDIGHTLGIKCPKVAAIAPVDVINEAIPSTLDAAKLAEMQEKGEITGCLVGGPISFDNAISPETARQKGVASKVAGCSDILLVPSIEAGNALYKAFVFFARAKVAAVVCGASVPIVLPSRADCWESKLYSIALAIIIFGKNRDRSDKNAANSCNQSKG; from the coding sequence ATGAATCATTTGAATGAACTGCTTGAAACAGCCAAGACTGAATTGCGGCCAGTTATAGCGGTGGCTGGAGTTAAAGGTTCCGAACTGTTCCATGCAGTCAAAGTGGCTCTTGAACTGAAGTTGGCTACTTTTCATATCTTTGGCACCCTGTCAGAAATAAGTCGCTTTCATCGTGAGACGGGTCTCGATTCGGATTTTGCAAGTATAAAAGCATATCCTGTTGAAAATGGATCGGCTGCTTCAGCTGCTGTGAGGCACATAAAAAGCGGTCATGCTCACATTTTAATGAAGGGCGATGTTTCCACAAAAGAAATGTTGCAAGCTGTATTAGATAGAGAGCATGGACTTCGTCAGGAGAAATTGCTTTCACATGTCGCTGTTTTTGATGTTCCGGGCAGAGAAAAGCCGGTAATTTTAACAGATGCGGCAATCAATATCTCGCCAGACCTTACTGATAAAGTACGGATTGCTGCTCATGCAGTGGATATCGGTCATACTCTTGGAATTAAGTGTCCAAAAGTTGCTGCCATCGCACCAGTAGATGTGATCAATGAAGCAATCCCATCTACATTGGATGCGGCAAAGCTTGCGGAAATGCAGGAAAAAGGGGAGATTACAGGTTGCTTAGTTGGAGGACCGATCTCTTTTGATAATGCAATATCTCCTGAAACAGCCCGTCAGAAAGGTGTCGCATCAAAAGTGGCAGGTTGTTCTGATATTTTGCTTGTCCCTTCTATAGAAGCGGGAAATGCGCTCTATAAAGCTTTTGTCTTTTTTGCCAGAGCAAAAGTGGCTGCTGTCGTTTGTGGAGCTTCAGTTCCAATTGTTCTTCCTTCCCGTGCTGATTGCTGGGAAAGCAAGCTATATTCAATCGCTCTTGCCATTATTATTTTCGGCAAGAATAGAGACAGGAGTGACAAGAATGCAGCGAATTCTTGCAATCAATCCAAAGGGTAA